A region of Candidatus Fusobacterium pullicola DNA encodes the following proteins:
- a CDS encoding GNAT family N-acetyltransferase, with amino-acid sequence MLNFKRINKTKEIERLLYKYNDNFSPRISTIVKNMQEYAKKLAEKSYFYSIINFQEEIGILGFYLNLDLNQCYINLICLKREHQNKGLGYYILKFCEKEVRKYKISRIRLEVYKNNKKAISFYKNNNFKKENIESEKTYHLVKLLEEE; translated from the coding sequence ATGCTAAATTTTAAAAGGATAAATAAAACAAAAGAAATAGAAAGATTGTTATATAAGTATAATGATAATTTTTCACCTAGAATTTCAACTATTGTAAAAAATATGCAAGAATATGCCAAAAAATTAGCAGAAAAATCATATTTTTATAGTATTATAAATTTTCAAGAAGAAATAGGAATACTTGGATTTTATTTAAATCTAGATTTAAATCAGTGTTATATAAATTTAATATGTTTAAAAAGAGAGCATCAAAATAAAGGATTAGGATATTATATTTTAAAATTTTGTGAAAAGGAAGTAAGAAAATATAAAATATCTAGAATAAGATTAGAGGTTTATAAAAATAATAAAAAAGCTATTTCTTTTTATAAAAATAATAACTTTAAAAAAGAAAATATAGAAAGTGAAAAAACATATCATTTAGTAAAGTTATTGGAGGAAGAATAA